In Kiritimatiellales bacterium, a genomic segment contains:
- a CDS encoding phosphatidylserine/phosphatidylglycerophosphate/cardiolipin synthase family protein, whose translation MKFFLHDILVLILLSATGCSTLGRQIAYDNTVEIAKYPMSDTAEIGWRIKTFWTEVLLSSWRRYVSFPVLKIRNVPAICSTGEEMKPEIMTRWLHRRSGDPVAGEIKMLLNGDAFFPEFKNSILSATRRIDLKTYIFDNDDVAKKIADLLIEKAQEIPVRVLYDSAGTRMAWNVHAPSLPKNYIYEVRDMVHYLAAGGIALQRACHTLMTSEHSKYFLIDDLAYFGGMNIGREYRYDWRDAMFEITGPAVNLLKNYFNESWEYAGGTRQKPEQTIENPAHLPEHIFFAVTTPFRAHIYKGQLRAIKNAKQRIYIENPYLWNMPIVYQLCAARKRGVDVRVTVPRDVNHGIGISANKKTVKLLLDHGVRVFIYPGMTHVKAAVYDQWACFGSANFDDLSLHKNYELNIFTSDKDTVEMIAAGLLKQGQGLSTETFEIDITLKELFFARFAQYL comes from the coding sequence ATGAAATTTTTTTTACATGATATTCTTGTCCTCATCCTGCTTTCTGCCACCGGATGCAGCACGCTTGGGCGGCAGATTGCCTATGATAATACGGTGGAAATTGCCAAGTATCCGATGAGTGATACCGCGGAAATCGGCTGGCGGATAAAAACATTCTGGACAGAGGTGCTTTTGTCGTCGTGGCGGCGTTACGTATCTTTCCCGGTTTTGAAAATTCGCAATGTTCCGGCAATCTGTTCCACCGGCGAAGAAATGAAACCCGAAATTATGACAAGATGGCTGCACCGGAGAAGCGGCGATCCAGTGGCCGGTGAAATTAAAATGCTGTTAAACGGCGATGCTTTTTTTCCTGAATTCAAAAATTCCATTCTCAGTGCAACCCGCCGGATCGATCTGAAAACCTATATTTTCGATAATGATGACGTTGCTAAAAAAATCGCCGATCTGCTGATTGAAAAGGCGCAGGAAATTCCGGTGCGGGTTCTTTACGACTCTGCCGGTACGCGCATGGCGTGGAATGTGCATGCGCCGTCGCTGCCGAAAAACTATATATATGAAGTCCGCGACATGGTCCATTATCTTGCCGCCGGTGGAATCGCTCTGCAACGCGCGTGCCACACTCTGATGACCTCAGAACATTCTAAATATTTTCTGATCGATGACCTTGCTTATTTCGGCGGCATGAATATCGGGCGTGAATACCGCTATGACTGGCGCGATGCCATGTTTGAAATCACCGGTCCGGCAGTAAATTTATTAAAAAACTATTTCAATGAATCCTGGGAATACGCCGGCGGTACCCGTCAAAAACCGGAACAGACCATTGAAAATCCTGCGCATCTGCCGGAACACATTTTTTTTGCTGTCACCACACCATTCCGCGCTCACATTTATAAAGGTCAGCTGCGCGCAATTAAAAATGCGAAACAGCGTATCTATATTGAAAATCCATATCTGTGGAATATGCCCATTGTATATCAGCTTTGTGCCGCGCGCAAACGCGGTGTGGATGTACGTGTTACTGTTCCGCGTGACGTTAATCACGGGATTGGAATCAGCGCGAATAAAAAAACGGTCAAACTGCTGCTCGACCACGGTGTGCGTGTTTTCATCTATCCCGGCATGACTCACGTCAAAGCCGCCGTTTACGATCAATGGGCGTGCTTCGGATCAGCCAATTTCGATGATTTAAGCCTGCACAAAAATTATGAACTCAATATTTTCACGTCCGACAAAGATACTGTCGAAATGATTGCCGCCGGTTTACTTAAACAAGGGCAGGGGCTTTCTACAGAAACATTCGAAATCGACATCACTCTTAAAGAGCTGTTTTTT
- the rpmB gene encoding 50S ribosomal protein L28, which yields MAKCAVTGKGTLSGRRIVRKGLRKSKGGIGLHITSATKRTFKANLQRIRVRDENGTVKRVWVSAKAIRSGQVTKA from the coding sequence ATGGCTAAGTGTGCAGTAACAGGAAAAGGAACCCTTTCAGGCCGCCGGATCGTCCGTAAGGGGTTGAGAAAAAGCAAGGGCGGGATCGGTTTGCACATCACCAGCGCCACAAAACGCACGTTTAAAGCGAATCTGCAGCGTATTCGCGTGCGCGATGAAAACGGAACTGTTAAACGTGTTTGGGTCTCTGCCAAAGCAATCCGTTCAGGGCAGGTCACCAAGGCATAA
- the bamA gene encoding outer membrane protein assembly factor BamA, whose protein sequence is MKSFIRFLGLTAAAGIAMPVFALTLNDVRIENIEKTPLDATFVRAYTSLRAGQEVENEEELNAAVARDVDNLRRSGRFSYVRAFVEREDGTYNLVYSVAGRSRLRTLNVMTDGRISSRKVRQQLELKPGDYIDEAVVGEKARKAEAYCRKNKYPGAEVKWELTPDEILGTVDVIITVHEGARMRVKKIDFSGDHFASDSRTAKTGRFFAQLVPRGKTSKDPAADVVRSELRRELKQKKTWWITPWFGAYHPEYTEADVAAIRQFYLNRGYLDVEVEQPDLTSLGRGALKLSYTVAEGIQYRIGTIELDGITLFDEVEVERQIRLRTGDIASRAAIHSAADAVNHYYGNRGYIKNYVTPQITTDPETKTADIRFNVHEGELATINEILIRGNEKTKDEVLRRELAVYPGEQFHQQRVETSENRLRNLGFFEIVSSSYDETDGSVTNAYDLTFKVKEKPTGSFLIGAGFSSVDNLVGFAELSQGNFDIFNWPPVGGGQKMKLRVQAGTKRNDVEISFIEPWFLDRQLAFGIDLYHREAGYYSDKYDLITTGARLSLTKPLGTFTRGTLSYAFERFEIDDLHRDAPVEVVREEADGARLKSTVGFTLSRDTRDQFYIPTRGNYSAAKAEISGGPLGADTDIYLLELRSSQFWSIGDHVFNLKGAISTVDGYNSSDVSVFDRLYLGGPRTVRAFKYRRVSPRSRGPDADEPIGGYSSWYMTAEYTMPLWNKIRGAVFYDIGTVTDDTFDFGNRGDINSGYGIGIRLDLPMFPIRLDYAIPHLRDDDNNSSSGRFNFLIGHTF, encoded by the coding sequence ATGAAAAGTTTTATTCGGTTTTTGGGTCTTACAGCTGCTGCCGGAATTGCTATGCCGGTTTTTGCACTGACGCTGAATGACGTGCGCATTGAGAATATTGAAAAAACGCCGCTGGATGCGACATTTGTGCGGGCCTACACCTCACTGCGCGCCGGTCAGGAAGTTGAAAATGAAGAAGAACTGAATGCAGCGGTGGCGCGCGATGTGGATAATCTGCGCCGCTCCGGCCGGTTTTCATATGTACGTGCATTCGTAGAACGCGAGGACGGCACGTATAATTTAGTATACAGCGTGGCGGGCCGGTCGCGGCTGAGAACGTTGAATGTGATGACTGACGGGCGTATAAGCAGCCGGAAAGTCCGGCAGCAGCTCGAACTGAAGCCCGGCGATTATATCGATGAAGCTGTCGTTGGCGAAAAGGCCCGCAAGGCAGAAGCGTACTGCCGGAAAAATAAATATCCGGGAGCTGAAGTAAAATGGGAGCTGACGCCGGATGAAATACTCGGCACGGTGGATGTCATCATTACGGTGCACGAAGGCGCGCGCATGCGCGTAAAGAAAATTGATTTTTCCGGCGATCATTTCGCGAGTGACAGCCGTACAGCTAAAACCGGACGCTTCTTTGCTCAGCTTGTTCCGCGCGGCAAAACCAGCAAAGATCCGGCGGCGGATGTGGTTCGCAGTGAATTACGCCGGGAGCTGAAACAAAAAAAGACGTGGTGGATTACGCCGTGGTTTGGAGCATATCACCCAGAATACACCGAAGCAGACGTGGCAGCAATCCGTCAGTTTTATTTGAATCGCGGCTATCTGGATGTAGAGGTGGAACAGCCGGATTTAACAAGCCTGGGCCGCGGTGCACTGAAACTGAGCTATACCGTTGCCGAAGGCATCCAGTACCGGATCGGCACAATTGAGCTCGATGGCATAACACTGTTTGACGAGGTTGAGGTTGAGCGCCAGATTCGTTTGCGTACCGGCGATATTGCTTCGCGCGCCGCCATTCATTCCGCCGCCGATGCGGTGAATCATTATTACGGTAACCGCGGTTATATTAAGAATTATGTGACGCCGCAGATCACCACCGATCCTGAAACAAAAACAGCCGATATCCGTTTCAATGTTCACGAAGGCGAGCTGGCAACAATTAATGAAATCCTCATTCGCGGCAACGAAAAAACAAAAGATGAAGTTCTGCGGCGCGAGCTGGCAGTATATCCCGGCGAGCAGTTTCATCAGCAGCGCGTTGAGACCAGTGAGAACCGGCTGCGGAATCTCGGGTTTTTTGAAATCGTCAGCAGCTCGTATGATGAAACAGACGGCAGTGTGACAAATGCTTATGACCTGACATTCAAGGTAAAAGAAAAACCGACCGGCAGTTTTCTGATCGGTGCCGGTTTTTCAAGTGTAGATAATCTCGTTGGTTTCGCCGAACTCTCGCAGGGTAATTTTGATATTTTCAACTGGCCGCCGGTCGGCGGCGGACAAAAAATGAAACTGCGTGTGCAGGCGGGAACGAAACGGAACGACGTTGAAATTTCATTTATTGAACCGTGGTTTCTGGATCGCCAGCTTGCATTCGGCATCGATCTCTATCACCGCGAAGCTGGTTATTATAGCGATAAATATGATTTGATCACCACCGGCGCGCGCCTTTCATTAACCAAGCCGCTGGGCACTTTCACACGCGGCACACTCAGTTATGCATTCGAACGGTTTGAAATTGACGACCTGCACCGTGACGCGCCGGTTGAAGTTGTGAGAGAAGAAGCAGACGGCGCACGGTTGAAATCCACAGTCGGGTTCACCTTGTCCCGCGATACACGCGACCAGTTTTATATTCCGACACGCGGCAACTATTCTGCCGCCAAAGCCGAAATTTCCGGCGGACCGCTCGGCGCAGATACCGATATTTATCTGCTCGAACTTCGCTCGTCGCAGTTCTGGAGCATCGGCGATCACGTCTTTAATCTAAAGGGTGCAATCTCTACGGTAGACGGTTATAACAGCAGTGACGTTTCCGTCTTCGACCGTCTCTACCTTGGCGGTCCGCGCACCGTCCGCGCTTTCAAATACCGTCGCGTCAGCCCGCGTTCTCGAGGGCCGGATGCTGACGAACCGATTGGCGGTTACAGCAGCTGGTATATGACCGCGGAATATACCATGCCGCTATGGAATAAAATTCGCGGCGCCGTGTTCTATGATATCGGTACTGTAACAGACGATACGTTTGATTTTGGCAACCGGGGCGATATTAATTCCGGTTACGGTATCGGCATCCGTCTCGATCTGCCGATGTTCCCGATCCGGCTGGATTACGCTATTCCGCATTTGCGGGACGATGATAACAACAGCAGCAGCGGCCGCTTTAACTTCCTGATCGGCCATACATTCTAA
- the lipB gene encoding lipoyl(octanoyl) transferase LipB, which translates to MKSFAIQFEKPVPYQYGLNLQHCLLTARQNGEIPDTILILQHTPTITLGTRGRDNFLLLPREEYKKRGIELFHAERGGDVTYHAPGQWVLYPILYLGGRGADSHGYLGNLEEVALRTLADFGIDGFRVEGKNGAWTEQGKVAAIGFRLKRWVSFHGMSFNVNLDLTGFQTIVPCGLIGQPVASMQTVLGEKCPALNEVRDRLLQNFSTVCERELKIFPALENSPLANFAGS; encoded by the coding sequence ATGAAGTCTTTTGCGATACAATTTGAAAAACCGGTGCCGTATCAATACGGACTTAATTTACAGCACTGTCTGCTGACTGCGCGTCAGAACGGCGAAATTCCCGATACTATTCTGATTCTGCAGCACACGCCGACGATAACGCTCGGCACGCGCGGCCGTGATAATTTTCTGCTGCTGCCGCGCGAGGAGTATAAAAAACGCGGCATCGAACTTTTTCACGCCGAACGCGGGGGCGATGTCACCTATCATGCTCCGGGGCAGTGGGTGCTGTATCCGATTCTGTATCTCGGCGGACGCGGAGCGGATTCGCACGGCTATCTCGGGAATCTCGAGGAAGTTGCGCTTCGTACACTCGCTGATTTCGGCATCGACGGATTCCGTGTTGAGGGTAAAAACGGTGCCTGGACAGAGCAGGGTAAAGTTGCCGCCATCGGATTCCGTTTAAAACGGTGGGTTTCATTTCACGGTATGAGCTTTAATGTAAATCTTGATCTCACCGGATTCCAAACCATCGTGCCGTGCGGACTTATCGGCCAGCCGGTAGCGTCTATGCAGACTGTACTCGGTGAAAAGTGTCCGGCGCTGAATGAGGTGCGTGACCGTCTGCTGCAAAATTTTTCTACTGTCTGCGAACGGGAACTTAAAATTTTTCCGGCGCTCGAGAATTCGCCGCTGGCAAATTTTGCCGGATCGTAA